One genomic region from Planctomycetaceae bacterium encodes:
- a CDS encoding acyl-CoA desaturase encodes MPRASRILAADPATNAIDGRVVWSPVKSLWLGSMMVLALVAGPLTFRWDAAIMSGLLTAATLCFGHSVGLHRLLIHRSFECPKWLEYCMVYVGVLVGLGGPRRMLYMHDIRDWAQRQSDCHPFFIHQSKMIKDAVWNLHCECQLTHAPVFCPEENVANDLFYKLLDRYWIAAQLPVAALLYLIGGWSWVVWGICVRVTISSVGHWLVGYIAHNTGSQDWIVEGAAVQGFNLSGLGILTMGEAWHNNHHAFPDSARLGIKRGQNDPGWWLLCGLHALRLVRNLTLPDDLPERPELRAVTGMSPRPETVKIERNSKSLGGKLARVPVGGIRD; translated from the coding sequence ATGCCGCGCGCGTCTCGAATCCTTGCCGCTGATCCTGCGACCAACGCAATCGATGGTCGCGTCGTCTGGTCTCCCGTGAAGTCCCTCTGGCTGGGTTCCATGATGGTCCTGGCTTTGGTCGCGGGGCCACTGACCTTTCGATGGGATGCGGCGATAATGAGTGGACTGCTGACTGCGGCGACGCTTTGTTTCGGCCATTCTGTCGGATTGCATCGTCTGCTGATTCATCGCAGTTTTGAATGCCCGAAGTGGCTGGAATATTGCATGGTTTATGTCGGTGTGCTTGTGGGTCTTGGCGGTCCCCGGCGGATGCTTTACATGCACGACATTCGCGACTGGGCGCAACGGCAATCTGACTGTCATCCGTTTTTTATTCATCAAAGCAAAATGATAAAGGATGCAGTGTGGAATCTGCATTGCGAGTGCCAGTTAACGCACGCACCCGTGTTTTGTCCGGAAGAAAACGTCGCCAACGACCTTTTTTACAAACTGCTCGATCGCTACTGGATCGCGGCCCAGTTGCCCGTGGCCGCGTTGCTGTATCTGATTGGTGGTTGGTCGTGGGTTGTCTGGGGAATCTGCGTTAGAGTCACGATTTCCAGCGTTGGGCACTGGCTGGTTGGCTACATCGCCCACAATACAGGTTCACAGGACTGGATTGTGGAAGGTGCGGCGGTGCAGGGATTTAATTTGAGTGGTCTGGGAATCCTGACGATGGGTGAAGCCTGGCACAACAACCATCATGCGTTCCCCGATTCCGCTCGACTGGGCATCAAGCGTGGTCAGAACGATCCGGGATGGTGGCTTCTGTGTGGCCTCCACGCGTTGCGACTGGTGCGCAACCTGACGCTGCCGGACGATCTCCCGGAACGTCCGGAGTTGAGGGCCGTAACCGGTATGAGTCCTCGCCCCGAAACGGTGAAAATCGAACGAAACAGCAAATCTTTGGGCGGCAAGCTTGCCCGCGTTCCTGTCGGCGGAATTCGGGATTGA
- the pgsA gene encoding CDP-diacylglycerol--glycerol-3-phosphate 3-phosphatidyltransferase: MSDSSDSTPTVQVESSTTSIPFDGQQATGGIGRESLNLPNLVTTIRLGLAFVLFSLIASQGYWMTSALLFVFAASTDAVDGYLARKFKQVTVLGRILDPFVDKVIVCGSFIFLLEKKGNPESGVTAWMVIAIIGREMFVSSLRGILEKEGKDFSANWSGKAKMVLQCVAVTASLLSLSPDLPDPLARHIVAIRDALLWLAVGVTIWSGLIYVARAASLLNRNSAR; encoded by the coding sequence ATGTCAGATTCTTCCGATTCCACTCCAACGGTTCAGGTCGAATCCTCAACGACGTCCATCCCGTTCGATGGCCAGCAGGCAACCGGGGGCATAGGTCGTGAATCGCTGAATCTGCCAAACCTCGTGACCACCATTCGGTTAGGGCTGGCATTTGTCCTTTTCAGCCTGATTGCTTCGCAGGGCTACTGGATGACGTCGGCACTGCTGTTCGTTTTCGCTGCATCCACAGACGCAGTCGATGGCTATTTAGCGCGTAAATTCAAACAGGTAACGGTTCTTGGCCGGATTCTGGACCCCTTCGTTGACAAGGTCATCGTGTGCGGATCGTTCATCTTTCTCCTGGAGAAGAAGGGCAATCCGGAGTCGGGCGTCACGGCGTGGATGGTGATCGCTATCATCGGCCGTGAGATGTTTGTCAGCAGTCTGCGTGGCATTCTGGAGAAGGAAGGGAAGGACTTTTCTGCCAACTGGAGCGGTAAGGCAAAGATGGTTTTGCAATGCGTTGCTGTGACCGCCAGCCTTCTGTCTTTGTCACCCGATCTGCCGGATCCGCTGGCACGGCATATCGTTGCGATCCGAGATGCACTCTTGTGGCTGGCGGTAGGCGTGACGATCTGGAGTGGACTGATTTACGTGGCCAGGGCCGCGTCCTTGTTGAACCGAAACAGCGCCAGATAG
- the rimO gene encoding 30S ribosomal protein S12 methylthiotransferase RimO, whose amino-acid sequence MSLLPIVDPNAPSPATRSESPRDPRMSKGTYAFVSLGCPKNLVDSEKMLGSLSLDGYSLVSEPEGSDFVIVNTCGFIESSRAESRSVIQEMLDLKKQGGTKGVIVAGCLPQRLEGESSLLKEMPEIDHVVGVFGRDEITKVADRLVGGLNEQRELFRPAPITAMDDRARLRITPDHFAYLKISEGCDRTCTFCSIPGMRGKHVTKPIEMILEEARELVADGVRELILVAQDTTYYGMDLYGEVRLAELLRQLEKVDGLDWIRLMYLYPINFHDELIDVIRDSQVILPYLDMPLQHISSPVLKRMQRRVNGDQTRELVSKLRDRIPNLVLRTTFIAGFPGETDEQFEELRQFVIDTRFERMGVFTYSLEPGTPAERLDGHLPEDVKVARCDELMQIQQQIAFEHADSLVGYELDVLIDEQLEEGVWAGRSFADAPEIDSNVIVTGGELSPGDMIPVEIIERQDYDLVGIVSE is encoded by the coding sequence ATGTCATTACTTCCCATCGTCGATCCCAACGCCCCCAGCCCCGCAACGCGATCGGAATCGCCACGAGATCCGCGGATGAGCAAGGGCACCTACGCTTTCGTGAGTCTGGGCTGTCCCAAGAATCTGGTCGACAGCGAAAAGATGCTGGGGAGCTTGTCGCTGGATGGATATTCGCTGGTTTCGGAACCAGAAGGTTCGGACTTTGTCATCGTAAACACCTGCGGCTTTATTGAGAGTTCCCGCGCAGAGTCGCGGTCGGTCATTCAGGAAATGCTGGACCTGAAAAAACAGGGAGGCACCAAAGGTGTGATTGTCGCGGGATGCCTTCCACAGCGTCTGGAAGGCGAAAGCAGCCTTCTGAAAGAGATGCCGGAAATCGATCACGTTGTCGGAGTGTTTGGGCGGGATGAGATCACGAAAGTGGCGGACCGACTTGTAGGCGGACTGAATGAACAGCGTGAGTTATTTCGCCCCGCCCCGATTACTGCAATGGACGATCGGGCTCGCCTTCGAATCACGCCTGACCATTTTGCCTACCTGAAGATTTCTGAAGGCTGTGATCGCACATGCACGTTTTGCTCAATCCCCGGTATGCGTGGCAAGCATGTGACGAAGCCAATCGAGATGATTCTTGAGGAAGCCCGGGAACTGGTTGCGGATGGTGTCCGAGAGCTGATTCTGGTCGCACAAGACACGACTTATTACGGTATGGATCTTTACGGAGAAGTTCGGCTGGCGGAGTTGCTGCGTCAACTGGAGAAAGTCGATGGACTCGACTGGATCCGGCTGATGTATTTGTATCCGATCAACTTTCATGACGAATTGATCGATGTTATTCGTGATTCACAGGTGATCCTTCCCTATCTGGATATGCCTTTGCAGCACATTAGTTCGCCGGTGCTGAAGCGAATGCAGCGGCGCGTGAATGGTGATCAAACCCGCGAGCTGGTTTCGAAGTTGCGAGACCGAATTCCAAACCTGGTGCTGCGAACAACGTTCATTGCGGGCTTTCCAGGCGAAACAGACGAACAGTTTGAAGAGTTGCGTCAATTCGTGATCGACACTCGTTTCGAGAGGATGGGGGTCTTTACATACTCCCTGGAGCCCGGAACACCGGCTGAGCGACTGGATGGACATCTGCCCGAGGATGTCAAGGTGGCTCGCTGCGACGAACTCATGCAAATCCAGCAGCAAATTGCATTCGAGCATGCAGACTCGCTGGTCGGATACGAACTGGATGTACTGATCGACGAGCAGCTGGAAGAAGGCGTTTGGGCCGGAAGAAGCTTCGCCGATGCTCCCGAAATCGATTCGAATGTGATCGTGACAGGTGGTGAACTTTCTCCCGGGGACATGATTCCGGTAGAGATTATCGAACGCCAGGACTACGATCTGGTGGGTATCGTATCCGAGTAG